One Mycobacterium paraseoulense genomic window, ACCGCTCACCCATCTGGTGGCGCGCAACGAGCGGAGACCGCCGAATGACAGCGTTGACTCCGCCCCGCGAGGTGATCCAAATCGATGACCGCGAGGCGATGCGGTTGCTGGCCAGCGTCGACCATGGTCGGGTGGTGTTCAATGACCGGGCGCTGCCCGCGATCCGCCTGGTGAACCATGTCGTCGACGACGGGCGCATCATCGTGCGGACCCGCCTGGCGGCCAAGGTGTCCACCGTGGTGCGGTCGGGCGCCGACGCCGGTGTGGTGGTGGCCTATGAGGTCGACTGCCTCGACCCCGAGCGGCGGGCCGGCTGGACCGTCGCGGTGACCGGGTGGGCGACCACGATCACCGACCCCCGGCAACTCGCGCGCTACGAACAACTCTTACACCCGTGGGTCAACATGACCATGGACACCATGATCGCGATCCAGCCGGAATTCATCACCGGCGTCCGCATCGTCGACGACACCGGCGGAAAATAGCCGCCCCGGTCGGTTCAGAGGCGCA contains:
- a CDS encoding pyridoxamine 5'-phosphate oxidase family protein — translated: MTALTPPREVIQIDDREAMRLLASVDHGRVVFNDRALPAIRLVNHVVDDGRIIVRTRLAAKVSTVVRSGADAGVVVAYEVDCLDPERRAGWTVAVTGWATTITDPRQLARYEQLLHPWVNMTMDTMIAIQPEFITGVRIVDDTGGK